In Alkalihalobacillus sp. TS-13, the following are encoded in one genomic region:
- a CDS encoding superoxide dismutase produces the protein MAKHELPALPYEFNALEPHIDEETMKIHHGKHHNTYVTKLNAALEGHADLQDKGINALVSNLDAVPENIRTAVRNNGGGHANHTMFWQMLSPNGGGAPKGEVADAINSKFGSFEKFQEEFAAAAAGRFGSGWAWLVVNNGELEVTSTPNQDTPLTDGKTPVLGLDVWEHAYYLNYQNRRPDYISAFWNVVNWDEVEKRYQEAK, from the coding sequence TTGGCAAAACACGAACTACCTGCACTACCATATGAGTTTAATGCTTTGGAACCACACATCGACGAAGAAACAATGAAAATCCACCACGGTAAACACCACAACACTTACGTTACTAAACTGAATGCTGCACTTGAAGGACATGCAGATCTTCAAGATAAAGGCATCAACGCACTTGTAAGCAACTTGGACGCTGTACCAGAAAACATCCGTACAGCTGTACGTAACAATGGTGGGGGACATGCCAACCACACAATGTTCTGGCAAATGTTAAGCCCGAACGGTGGGGGAGCTCCTAAAGGCGAAGTAGCGGATGCGATCAATTCCAAATTCGGAAGCTTCGAAAAGTTCCAAGAAGAATTTGCAGCTGCTGCAGCTGGTCGTTTTGGCTCAGGCTGGGCATGGCTTGTAGTAAATAACGGTGAGCTTGAAGTAACAAGTACTCCAAATCAGGACACTCCTTTAACGGATGGAAAAACTCCAGTTCTCGGTCTTGATGTTTGGGAGCATGCTTACTACCTTAACTATCAAAACCGTCGTCCAGACTACATTTCAGCATTCTGGAATGTTGTTAACTGGGACGAAGTTGAAAAACGTTACCAAGAAGCTAAGTAA
- a CDS encoding penicillin-binding protein 2 → MEAKKKKRSHVSFRLNILFLAVFLLFTALILRLGVVQIVHGDSFKAEAERQENVTAKLDAPRGKMYDRYGRVVVDNKPVFSITFTRTSNMKPDEIHEVAKKLSKYIDKDTEKLTERDKKDFYLSYKADSLKIYEKLLSKKEMDELDDKEQYRLVIDRLKADQLNLTDEEEEIAAIWREMIRGYALTPQRVKVDVPQKEIAIISEHLNDFNGTIDIKPDAQRDYPYDQTLKSIFGKVGQIPSELIDGYVLEGNDRNDLVGTSFLEEQYESVLKGTKTKIHYMTDKSGNPVGKPNEDTGSRGHDITLTIDMELQKKVEEIVEKEILDARNKYVSNSRLNSSYVVMANPQTGEIYSMVGKVLEDGKFKDAPFGNVYNQYPMGSTVKAATVLTGYKTGVIQPGTVMYDTPLKLPGTPVKKSYRNMGYVNDIEALQQSSNVYMFRIAMRISGYDYDNKRGFNNRTKAFDTMRYNFNQFGLGVPTGIDLPYEDDGYNGGAQALGNLMDMGIGQFDTYTPMQMVQYISTIANGGYRMQPHLLKEINKPTASSDQLGDTVYEFQPKILNRIDYKQEWIERVQQGLYMVMNTPKGTASSYFKNTKGYEAAGKTGTAQYDGDSYLLSLVGYAPHDNPEVAFVVVSPYAEEGGINNKIGRQILDAYFEINQEGHKEKLIEKPEDDPSE, encoded by the coding sequence ATGGAGGCGAAGAAGAAAAAGAGAAGCCACGTTTCTTTTCGCTTGAACATATTGTTTTTAGCGGTTTTTTTATTGTTTACCGCCTTAATACTAAGGTTAGGGGTAGTACAGATCGTCCATGGTGATTCCTTCAAAGCCGAAGCAGAAAGGCAAGAGAATGTAACTGCAAAACTGGATGCACCCCGCGGGAAGATGTATGATCGTTACGGACGAGTAGTAGTAGATAATAAACCTGTGTTTTCGATCACGTTTACACGAACGAGTAATATGAAACCAGATGAAATACATGAGGTAGCAAAAAAATTATCCAAATATATCGATAAGGATACAGAAAAATTAACAGAACGGGATAAAAAAGATTTTTATCTTTCCTATAAAGCAGACTCTTTAAAGATATATGAAAAGTTATTGTCAAAGAAAGAAATGGATGAATTGGATGATAAAGAACAATATCGTCTCGTTATCGATCGTCTAAAAGCTGATCAATTAAATCTTACAGATGAAGAAGAGGAAATCGCGGCAATCTGGCGAGAAATGATCAGAGGATATGCTCTTACACCTCAACGTGTCAAGGTAGATGTTCCTCAGAAAGAAATCGCCATAATCAGTGAGCATCTTAATGATTTCAATGGAACAATCGATATCAAGCCTGATGCTCAAAGAGACTATCCGTATGATCAAACCCTTAAATCGATTTTTGGAAAGGTAGGTCAAATCCCTAGTGAATTGATAGATGGGTATGTGTTAGAAGGAAATGATCGTAACGACTTGGTAGGGACCAGCTTTCTAGAGGAACAATATGAATCGGTACTCAAGGGTACGAAGACAAAAATTCACTACATGACAGATAAATCCGGGAATCCGGTGGGTAAGCCAAATGAAGATACAGGTTCTCGAGGTCATGATATCACTTTGACTATTGATATGGAGCTTCAGAAGAAAGTCGAAGAAATTGTTGAAAAAGAAATTCTTGATGCTCGGAACAAATATGTATCCAATAGCCGATTGAACAGTTCATACGTTGTAATGGCCAACCCTCAAACGGGTGAAATTTACTCGATGGTGGGAAAGGTTTTAGAAGATGGGAAGTTCAAAGATGCTCCATTCGGAAATGTATACAATCAATATCCAATGGGTTCCACAGTTAAAGCAGCTACGGTTTTAACTGGATATAAAACTGGTGTAATCCAACCTGGAACCGTAATGTATGATACACCATTGAAACTTCCTGGGACACCGGTCAAGAAATCGTATCGGAATATGGGGTATGTAAATGATATTGAAGCGTTACAACAGTCTTCTAACGTTTACATGTTCCGAATAGCAATGAGAATTTCGGGTTATGATTACGATAATAAAAGGGGATTTAATAATCGTACGAAAGCCTTCGATACGATGCGCTATAACTTCAATCAATTCGGACTTGGGGTGCCAACTGGAATTGATCTCCCGTATGAAGATGATGGATACAACGGAGGAGCCCAGGCTTTAGGTAACTTGATGGATATGGGGATTGGGCAATTCGATACCTATACACCTATGCAAATGGTCCAGTATATCTCTACAATTGCTAACGGAGGCTACAGGATGCAGCCACACCTATTGAAAGAGATAAACAAACCAACTGCAAGTTCAGATCAACTAGGTGATACGGTTTATGAATTTCAACCTAAAATATTGAACCGTATCGATTATAAACAAGAATGGATTGAAAGGGTTCAACAAGGTCTATATATGGTCATGAATACCCCTAAAGGGACTGCAAGTTCTTACTTTAAAAATACTAAAGGATATGAAGCTGCTGGGAAAACAGGGACAGCACAATATGATGGTGATTCTTACCTACTATCACTTGTCGGTTATGCCCCCCATGATAATCCAGAAGTAGCCTTCGTCGTTGTAAGCCCTTATGCTGAAGAAGGTGGCATCAATAACAAAATAGGCAGACAGATCTTAGATGCTTATTTTGAGATAAATCAAGAAGGTCATAAGGAAAAACTAATTGAAAAACCAGAGGATGACCCCTCTGAATGA
- a CDS encoding MFS transporter: protein MKALQKMIGNIEVTKDLMILLIIGGLYALSIALSNTFVNVFLWKQSGEFIDIAIYNLSIVLFQPITFIFAGRLAKRIDRVIVLRLGVISLSIFYLTVLLLGAQAEQFLILLGGLLGIGMGFYWLAFNVLTFEITEPDTRDFFNGFLGLLTSFAGMVGPFFAGWIITKMDKMIGYKTIFAISLILFFAAVIMSFMLNRRTAKGIFSFVRIIKERKKNPNWNRILYAHFFQGLREGTFIFVIVVWVFIATNSELALGTYGLINSAVSFIAYYVATRYIKTAQRKKAILVGGIILYAALVLIVFELTFAKLLTYGVIISIAYPILLVPYVSLTYDVIGRSWNAREMRIEYIVVRELYLNYGRITSIVLFIIAITLFDEQKSIPYLLPIIGIGHSLIYFCVRKIRLAPVPEETVVLSNENGSNV, encoded by the coding sequence ATGAAGGCATTGCAAAAAATGATCGGAAACATTGAAGTAACAAAAGACCTGATGATCCTATTAATCATTGGAGGATTATATGCCCTGAGCATCGCTTTATCCAATACATTCGTCAACGTTTTCCTATGGAAACAATCGGGTGAATTCATCGATATTGCGATCTACAATTTATCCATTGTTTTATTCCAGCCCATCACATTCATATTTGCTGGACGGTTAGCTAAGCGGATCGATCGTGTCATTGTGTTGCGATTAGGAGTTATCAGTTTATCGATATTTTACTTAACCGTCTTGTTGTTGGGTGCACAAGCAGAACAATTTCTCATTCTTCTTGGCGGTTTGCTAGGGATTGGGATGGGATTTTATTGGCTTGCGTTCAATGTTCTTACTTTCGAAATTACAGAGCCAGATACACGAGATTTTTTTAATGGTTTTTTAGGATTGCTTACATCCTTTGCCGGAATGGTAGGACCTTTTTTTGCCGGTTGGATCATTACAAAGATGGATAAAATGATCGGATATAAAACAATCTTTGCGATCTCGCTGATCCTGTTTTTTGCTGCAGTCATAATGAGTTTCATGCTGAATCGACGAACAGCAAAAGGGATCTTCTCATTTGTAAGGATCATCAAAGAACGTAAAAAGAATCCGAACTGGAATCGGATATTGTACGCTCATTTTTTTCAAGGATTACGGGAAGGGACCTTCATTTTTGTAATCGTTGTCTGGGTCTTCATTGCCACGAACAGCGAACTGGCCTTGGGTACGTATGGGTTAATAAACTCTGCCGTATCATTTATAGCTTATTATGTGGCTACCCGCTATATAAAAACAGCTCAACGGAAAAAGGCAATATTAGTAGGTGGAATCATCTTGTATGCTGCATTGGTTTTGATCGTATTCGAATTGACTTTCGCGAAGCTGTTGACTTATGGTGTGATCATATCGATTGCATATCCAATACTCCTCGTTCCGTATGTATCTTTGACATATGATGTGATAGGTAGAAGCTGGAACGCAAGAGAAATGCGCATCGAGTATATCGTCGTTCGAGAGCTTTATCTGAATTACGGAAGAATAACTTCCATCGTTTTATTCATAATAGCGATTACATTGTTCGATGAGCAAAAAAGCATCCCATATTTACTGCCGATCATCGGAATCGGCCATTCGCTCATCTATTTCTGTGTCCGGAAAATCAGATTGGCTCCTGTTCCAGAAGAAACAGTCGTACTATCGAACGAAAACGGTTCAAATGTATAA